From the Quercus lobata isolate SW786 chromosome 6, ValleyOak3.0 Primary Assembly, whole genome shotgun sequence genome, one window contains:
- the LOC115993569 gene encoding ATP-dependent RNA helicase DEAH12, chloroplastic-like, translating to MKKTQPPYHASRQQHHPPHHSPRGPHAPLSNSRPIQYPHRPRWPGFPANHRLDRPPGHTALPVRGKFVVDLLADRRGPRCSDVDSLISQCKLSTDSHASLQSGGGGVRLFFFEKANAVQAVVNLWDSRFEGVHCYVPCLARNHQDANSTAGELEDRLRALFADRVIRLMEGEEVKKWRKKLQSTVDEIDDVSYLLSKPNKPGVCQQLCDRKKGLSAERDLIGQRLGEFKSAMNCIQAHLEGNKDEEEGVQVLKFGASFDWNRIYCLISRERRRLEDGLPIYAYRRDILQQIHLQQIMVLIGETGSGKSTQLVQFLVDSGVAAKESVVCTQPRKIAALSLADRVKEESSGCSGNKSIGCYPAFSSSQKFDYEAIYMTDHCLLQHYMNDNNLSGISCIIIDEAHERSLNTDLLLALIKGLLYRRDDLQVIIMSATADANQLSEYFFKCGIFNVVGRNFPVDVRYVPCVTEGTSGSDFVVSYVSEVVKKATEVAKTEEEGTILAFLTSQMEVEWACEKFVAPSAVALPLHGKLSYEEQFRVFQNYLGKRKVIFATNVAETSLTIPGVKYVIDSGMVKDSKFEPGSGMNVLKVCRISQSSADQRAGRAGRTEPGRCYRLYSESDYESMPRNHEPEIRRVHLGVAVLRILALGIKNVQEFDFVDAPSAKAIEMAIRNLVQLGAVTWNSGVLQLTLEGQFLVKLGVEPRLGKLILGCIHHQLPREGVVLAAVMANASSIFCRVGNDEDKQKSDCLKVQFCHHNGDLFTLLSVYKEWEATSQEGRNKWCWENSINAKSMRRCQDMVKELEACLQNELQFITPTLWKWDPCKSTENDNFMKKVILSSLAENVAVYSGYDRLGYEVALTGHHVQLHPSSSLLIFSQKPSWVVFGEILSISNQYLVCVTGVDLESLSALDPPPLFDVSEMERRRLQVRVLTGFGSTLLKRFCGKSNNNLLGLISRIRTDCMNEHIGIEVNVDLNEIRLYATSQDMEKVVSLVNGVLEYERKWLLNECMEKCLYHGTGVAPSIALFGAGAEIKHLELDKRSLTVDVYHSNLDAINDKELIMYFEKFGSICAIHKFTGNGQDSNEKEKWGRITFLTPDASRKAAEQREDKFNGYLRVVPVRPTLGGDHKMFSFPAVRAKVYWPRRMSKGFAIVKCAENEVRFMVNDFSNLAIGGKYVRCEVGNKSPDSVMIGGIDKDLSEAEVLEVLRSATSRRILDFFLVRGISVENPPCSTCEEGLAKEISSFMPKRNPHTNCCRVQVFQPEPKDAFMKATITFDGRLHLEAAKALEQLEGKVLPGCLSWQKIKCQQLFHSSLSCPVPVYCVIKKQLESLLASFRHLKGAECTLDRTFNGSYRVKISANATKIVADLRRPVEELMRGKTIVHDSLTPTVLQHLFSRDGINLKLSVEQETGTFIFFDRHSLNVRLYGYPEKVALAERKLIESLLTLHESKQLEIHLRGGVLPPNLMKEMVCKFGPDLHGLKEKVPGAEFTLNTRRHIISIHGSKELKPKVDEIIQEIAQMRVGSTESFNNKTACAICLCEVDDGYQLEGCGHLFCRLCLVEQCESAIKNHDSFPICCAYEGCRAPILLTDLRSLLTGEKMEELFRASVGGFVALSGGMYRFCPSPDCPSVYRVADPGSRGEPFLCGACYVETCTRCHLEYHPYLSCEMYREFKEDPDSSLKVWCKDKVNVKTCPSCGFTIEKLEGCNHIECRCGKHVCWACLEFFGTGDDCYSHLRSVHGFM from the exons ATGAAGAAAACCCAACCTCCCTATCACGCCTCACGGCAACAACATCACCCACCGCATCACTCCCCGCGTGGACCTCACGCTCCTCTTTCCAATTCCCGCCCTATTCAATACCCTCACCGTCCCCGGTGGCCCGGTTTTCCGGCGAACCACCGTCTCGATCGTCCTCCAGGCCACACCGCCCTTCCAGTCCGTGGCAAATTCGTTGTCGACCTCCTTGCCGACCGCCGTGGCCCTCGATGCTCCGATGTCGACTCCCTTATCTCTCAATGCAAGCTCTCGACGGACTCTCACGCGTCGTTACAATCCGGAGGCGGAGGAGTCCggttgtttttctttgaaaagGCCAACGCCGTTCAGGCCGTGGTCAATCTCTGGGACTCGCGATTCGAAGGCGTTCACTGCTACGTGCCTTGCCTCGCACGCAACCATCAGGACGCCAATTCCACCGCCGGAGAGCTCGAGGACCGGCTCCGAGCCTTATTCGCCGACCGCGTGATACGGCTGATGGAAGGCGAGGAAGTGAAGAAGTGGCGGAAGAAGTTGCAGAGTACGGTGGATGAGATCGACGACGTGTCGTATTTGCTGAGTAAGCCGAACAAACCTGGCGTTTGTCAACAGCTCTGTGACAGGAAGAAGGGGCTGAGTGCGGAGAGAGACTTGATTGGGCAACGTTTGGGAGAGTTCAAGTCTGCAATGAATTGTATTCAGGCTCATTTGGAAGGAAACAAGGACGAAGAGGAGGGTGTGCAAGTGTTGAAGTTCGGTGCTTCTTTTGATTGGAACCGGATTTATTGCTTGATTTCGAGGGAGCGTCGGCGACTAGAGGATGGTTTGCCTATCTATGCTTACAGGAGGGACATTCTTCAGCAAATTCATCTCCAACAG ATAATGGTTTTGATAGGAGAGACTGGTTCAGGAAAGAGTACGCAGTTGGTTCAATTTCTTGTGGATTCAGGAGTTGCTGCTAAAGAGTCTGTTGTATGTACTCAGCCCCGCAAGATAGCTGCCCTCTCATTGGCAGATAGGGTCAAAGAAGAAAGTAGTGGGTGTTCTGGAAATAAATCAATAGGTTGCTATCCCGCATTTTCATCTTCTCAGAAATTTGATTACGAGGCAATATATATGACAGACCACTGCTTACTGCAGCATTACATGAATGATAATAATTTATCTGGGATATCGTGTATCATAATTGATGAGGCCCATGAGAGGAGCTTGAACACTGATCTCCTTCTGGCATTGATCAAGGGTTTATTGTATCGTAGGGATGATTTGCAGGTTATTATAATGTCAGCTACTGCTGATGCAAACCAGCTCTCAGAGTATTTTTTTAAGTGTGGAATTTTTAATGTAGTGGGAAGAAACTTTCCAGTTGATGTCAGATATGTCCCTTGTGTAACTGAAGGAACTTCTGGTTCTGATTTTGTTGTTTCATATGTGTCTGAGGTTGTGAAGAAGGCAACTGAGGTTGCCAAAACCGAGGAAGAGGGTACAATTCTTGCCTTTTTGACTTCTCAGATGGAAGTAGAATGGGCCTGTGAAAAGTTTGTTGCTCCCTCTGCGGTTGCATTACCTTTACATGGGAAGCTTTCTTATGAAGAGCAATTTCGTGTTTTCCAAAACTacctgggaaaaagaaaagttatatTTGCTACCAATGTTGCGGAGACATCGCTAACGATTCCTGGGGTCAAGTATGTAATTGATTCTGGCATGGTTAAAGATAGTAAATTTGAGCCTGGCAGTGGCATGAATGTACTCAAGGTTTGCAGGATCAGCCAGAGTTCCGCTGATCAACGAGCTGGGCGTGCTGGGAGAACAGAACCTGGAAGGTGTTATAGACTCTACTCAGAATCTGATTATGAATCTATGCCTCGTAACCATGAACCTGAGATTCGTAGAGTTCATCTTGGAGTAGCAGTTCTTAGGATCCTTGCTTTAGGCATCAAGAATGTACAggaatttgattttgttgatgcACCTAGTGCTAAAGCTATTGAAATGGCCATTAGAAATCTTGTTCAATTAGGAGCTGTGACATGGAATAGCGGTGTTCTTCAATTAACTCTTGAAGGTCagtttttggttaaattggGTGTTGAGCCTCGGCTTGGTAAACTAATCCTTGGCTGCATACATCATCAGCTGCCACGAGAGGGTGTTGTTCTTGCTGCTGTAATGGCAAATGCCAGTAGCATATTTTGTAGAGTTGGTAATGATGAAGACAAACAAAAATCTGATTGCCTTAAGGTTCAGTTTTGTCATCACAATGGTGACCTCTTTACTCTTCTTTCTGTTTACAAGGAATGGGAGGCTACGTCTCAGGAGGGGAGAAACAAGTGGTGTTGGGAAAACAGCATCAATGCCAAATCCATGCGGAGATGCCAAGACATGGTCAAGGAATTAGAAGCTTGCCTCCAAAACGAACTTCAATTTATCACTCCAACTCTTTGGAAATGGGATCCTTGTAAGTCTACTGAGAATGATAACTTTATGAAAAAGGTAATACTCTCTTCCCTCGCAGAAAATGTAGCTGTGTACTCTGGATATGATCGACTTGGATATGAAGTGGCATTAACTGGACATCATGTTCAGCTGCATCCCTCAAGTTCGTTGCTAATATTCAGTCAGAAGCCTAGTTGGGTGGTTTTCGGGGAAATCTTATCCATTTCTAACCAATATCTGGTCTGTGTTACTGGTGTTGACCTAGAATCTTTGTCTGCCCTTGACCCTCCCCCCCTGTTTGATGTATCTGAGATGGAAAGACGTAGGTTGCAGGTGAGGGTGTTGACTGGTTTTGGTAGCACTCTCCTTAAAAGATTTTGTGGGAAGTCCAATAATAATCTGCTGGGTCTGATATCACGTATACGAACAGACTGCATGAATGAACATATTGGCATTGAAGTCAATGTTGACCTGAATGAGATTCGGTTATATGCCACTTCACAAGACATGGAAAAGGTTGTTAGTTTGGTAAATGGTGTGTtggagtatgaacggaaatggTTGCTTAATGAATGCATGGAGAAATGCTTGTATCATGGAACTGGTGTCGCACCATCTATAGCACTTTTTGGGGCTGGTGCTGAGATCAAACATTTGGAGCTTGATAAGAGATCTTTGACTGTTGATGTGTACCATTCAAATTTGGATGCCATTAATGATAAGGAGCTCATAATGTATTTTGAGAAGTTTGGTAGTATCTGTGCCATCCACAAGTTTACAGGCAATGGACAGGACAGTAATGAGAAAGAGAAGTGGGGCAGGATAACTTTTCTTACTCCTGATGCCTCTAGGAAAGCTGCTGAACAACGTGAAGATAAATTCAACGGCTACTTAAGGGTTGTTCCCGTACGGCCAACATTGGGAGGGGATCATAAAATGTTTTCGTTTCCTGCTGTTAGAGCTAAAGTTTATTGGCCACGCAGGATGAGTAAAGGGTTTGCTATTGTTAAATGTGCAGAAAATGAAGTTCGATTTATGGTTAATGATTTCTCTAACCTGGCAATAGGAGGAAAGTATGTTCGTTGTGAAGTTGGCAACAAGTCTCCAGATAGTGTTATGATAGGTGGAATTGATAAAGATCTCTCTGAAGCTGAAGTTTTAGAAGTATTGAGGTCTGCTACGAGTAGAAGAATACTGGATTTTTTCTTGGTGAGAGGAATTTCTGTAGAAAATCCACCATGCAGTACTTGTGAAGAAGGACTTGCAAAAGAAATCTCTTCCTTTATGCCTAAAAGGAACCCCCACACCAACTGCTGCCGAGTTCAGGTCTTCCAACCTGAACCAAAGGATGCTTTCATGAAAGCTACGATCACTTTTGATGGAAGATTACATTTGGAGGCGGCAAAAGCTTTAGAGCAACTGGAAGGGAAAGTCTTGCCTGGTTGTCTTTCCTGGCAGAAGATAAAGTGCCAACAGTTATTTCATAGCTCCTTGTCATGCCCAGTGCCCGTCTATTGTGTGATAAAGAAGCAACTGGAGTCTTTACTTGCAAGCTTCAGGCATTTAAAGG GTGCAGAGTGCACTCTAGATAGGACTTTTAATGGTTCCTATCgagtgaagatatctgcaaatGCTACAAAAATTGTGGCAGATCTGAGAAGACCTGTGGAAGAGCTTATGAGAGGGAAGACCATAGTCCATGACAGCCTCACCCCAACTGTACTTCAGCATCTATTCTCCAGAGATGGAATCAATTTGAAATTGTCAGTAGAACAAGAGACAGGaaccttcattttttttgacAGGCATAGCCTTAATGTTAGGTTGTATGGTTATCCGGAAAAGGTTGCGTTGGCAGAGAGGAAATTGATTGAATCCCTTTTGACCCTTCATGAAAGCAAGCAACTTGAGATCCATCTTCGAGGTGGAGTTTTGCCTCCCAACCTAATGAAGGAAATGGTGTGTAAGTTTGGACCAGACCTCCATGGTCTCAAAGAGAAGGTACCTGGGGCTGAGTTTACTCTCAATACTCGACGGCATATCATCTCAATTCATGGCAGCAAAGAATTAAAGCCAAAAGTAGATGAGATCATTCAAGAGATTGCACAGATGAGAGTTGGTTCGACTGAAAGTTTTAACAATAAAACTGCTTGTGCCATTTGCTTGTGTGAGGTTGACGATGGTTACCAGCTTGAAGGCTGTGGGCATTTGTTCTGTCGGTTGTGTCTGGTAGAGCAGTGCGAGTCTGCAATCAAGAACCATGATAGTTTCCCAATATGCTGTGCGTATGAGGGCTGCAGGGCTCCTATTTTGCTTACTGATTTGAGGTCTCTCTTGACAGGTGAAAAGATGGAAGAACTCTTCAGGGCTTCCGTGGGTGGATTTGTGGCATTGAGTGGGGGCATGTACAGGTTTTGCCCATCTCCAGACTGTCCTTCAGTTTACCGAGTGGCAGATCCTGGTAGCCGTGGCGAGCCATTTCTCTGTGGGGCTTGTTATGTAGAGACTTGTACCAGGTGCCACTTAGAGTATCATCCGTATCTGTCATGTGAGATGTACCGGGAGTTCAAGGAAGATCCGGATTCTTCCTTGAAGGTGTGGTGCAAGGACAAAGTAAATGTGAAGACCTGTCCTTCATGTGGGTTTACAATCGAGAAGCTTGAAGGATGCAACCACATTGAGTGTAGGTGTGGCAAGCACGTATGCTGGGCTTGTTTGGAGTTCTTTGGAACCGGTGATGACTGCTACTCCCACTTGAGGAGCGTACATGGGTTCATGTGA
- the LOC115950130 gene encoding uncharacterized protein LOC115950130: MKSSPMAGWVLNNQKLNSKASDGNEMMMMMMGLEQSQKPGNDLMQNCDLPPPMKVFTGSDKTVMSSMNRVFGGMMAKEDENEEFNVYRSGGENEKLELLKALRSSQTRAREAEMKAASLVNERNCLSDALLEEAMRLYAYRQWVRLLELQVSKLQSQWLQQQNQNTGCGCGGSKGAEELLKEGDGDDDGGGVTWFLALAFCLGFVGVGFAFGYRYLS; the protein is encoded by the coding sequence ATGAAATCATCACCGATGGCAGGGTGGGTATTGAACAACCAGAAGCTGAATTCCAAGGCTTCTGATGGGAacgagatgatgatgatgatgatgggtcTTGAGCAATCTCAAAAGCCTGGCAATGACCTCATGCAGAATTGTGATCTGCCTCCGCCTATGAAGGTTTTTACAGGCTCAGATAAGACGGTCATGTCGTCCATGAATAGAGTTTTTGGAGGCATGATGGCTAAAGAAGATGAGAACGAAGAGTTTAACGTCTATAGAAGTGGCGGTGAGAATGAGAAGTTGGAGCTTTTGAAGGCCTTAAGGTCATCACAAACGCGTGCAAGAGAGGCTGAAATGAAAGCAGCGAGTTTGGTTAATGAAAGGAACTGTCTTTCCGATGCTTTGCTAGAGGAGGCAATGAGATTGTATGCTTATCGGCAATGGGTGAGATTGCTTGAGCTCCAAGTTTCAAAGTTGCAATCACAATGGCtacaacaacaaaaccaaaacactGGTTGTGGTTGTGGGGGATCAAAGGGTGCAGAAGAGTTGTTGAAAGAGGgggatggtgatgacgatggtGGAGGTGTGACATGGTTTTTGGCTTTGGCATTTTGTTTGGGATTTGTTGGTGTGGGCTTCGCATTCGGTTATAGATACTTGTCTTGa